The genome window aatttactcaAACGACCTTTATATAAAACCTTGATAGAGAGGAGTTGCCCCGTGACTTCATTCCCGATTTTTATTCTCATCAACGATCCGAACGAACCCTGACATATGattaaatgtattaaaattagaaattaaagGAGTATAATTATAGCACACAGATTAATTGTCCAATTGCTGTATTACTAGTTACTACACCCTTTGCATGTGTACCAAGTGTCTTGCACCTACTTAACCTCAGTGGGTTCATTTCCATAGATTTACACGTATTGTATTTCAGGAAAGGACTCTGAAGCTTCTGATCATCTTTCACAAGACTCAAGAAATTTATCAACAGAGAATAACATAACATGCATCTCTACGCATCAGTTTGTTTTTCCTAGAACTGATCACAGCTTTTTGGTCTCGAATTTTGCTCACCTCTTGTAGTTAAACAACTTTCTCTGCTAGTTATTCAGCACCATGAATTTTTAtgcagtactccctccgtttcaaattaaatgttcACTTtagaaaaatcacacagtttaagaaaagtggttgttcacaaattaattgcattaaatgatcaaattatgtggagtgagattgatctaggaaatataaataaaagatatgtggagtagaattgactttggaaatatgattttgcattgaaagttgaattggacaaataatttgaaacaaaaaattttcttcaaggtggacatgtaaattgaaacggagggagtaatttacaaacggtttttctatggtgtgtccatgagcacatgctaagcgcaaaaaattttgtgcttaaatcatttttattggcTCCAtttcttaataatgatggaccccctgcaaattgaccaaccacaccaatgaaAATGCtccaaatacaaaaaatttcGCGCTTAACATGTGTTcatggcacacactagacaaactcaTTTAAAAAACACATTACACATTGGATCATGACTTAGAGCAATAAATGGTTAAAAGGAGTATTTTCAACATAAAACTGGAATATATTTGTTTGTGGAATAAGTCACAtgttagtttaaaattaaaaataaactagaaactgacttaaagtctCAATTTAGTTTGAGATACTTTTTTGAGTGActttatctttttaaatttttttataaaaactatccataaatcataagttacccataaatcacttttattttcattattatatttttaataactcacaaATCATGCATTAAAAGTAACAATTATCGgaacagacattttaaactctaAACTTATCACATTAACTCAtaaatcacaattttaaactcaGTCAAACAGACTGAGTCTTATCTTCTTCGAAATCTTGACCTTCCATACATGAGCCTGAGAATGAATAAATGTGAATCGTTCCTCACAAATTAAACCTTGCGACATGCAAGTTCAATTATTGTGGGAAAAAATGGGTGACATGCCTTGTTGTTTCTTACATTGATGATAGCCAAGAAACAAACAAAGGCTTCATAGTAGACTGATCCTCATTTCGTTAAACTTTTGTGAGGCTTGTTCGTGATGTTCCTAACATAAATATGTGTACATAATAATGCATCACATGCTAGAACGTCAGTAGCTTCACTAGCTGTTTTTGGAGCACATATAGATGCGAATATTGCAGGGAAAATAATATCGACGTAGGAAGAAATGAGAAGATCGAAAGGGACAAGATATTAAATTACAAGAATCTATCGAGTAAGCCAAGGGGAGACAGGATCCTATCATAATGTATAAACTAATAGTGTTACATTATAATACATGGGTATAGTTACAAATACGAACAAATAATGTAGGTGCTTGTgatgagagagggagagatatGATCTGGACTCTGGCGGGAGACAGGCCGGAAAGGGTGATATATGCCGTGAAGATATCTATAATAATTAAGCATGCATGCTGCAAAATGATTTTTTTGGCTAATATTtttaccaaaaaaataaatgattgcCGAATTAGAAGCAGAAAATGAATCATTTGTAAATTTTGAATGTAGGAATCTATGAGCAATTGAGCATGTTTGTCTGGGCTTAATTTAAATGTTTTCTGATTTTAATCTGAAAAATGTATGTGTGTTTGTAATAAGTAGGAAGTCGGTTTAAAGTAAGAAATAGTTTGAGACActtttttcattgattttttttttgaatttttttaataaaattatcaatacGTCATAAGTTACCAatgaatcatttttatttttattattatatttttaataacctcataaatcattaaataaatcaaattaccTAAACAGATATCCCGACTTATCATACAATAAGTCGTGACTCATAATCTCATTCAAACGGGGTTTATGTCAATGACTCATGATATACAGGTGATTCATTAATGACTCTATTTAAATTAGttagtttattaaatttttataaaaaaaagttctGAACCATATTCGACTCTACCTAGACTacttaattaattgattaaatttttattttgattaattaattagactttttataaaactatattctcAATCTTTTTGAaatgtttatattaataaaaatatatatttagattatttaattaataattagacTCTAAGGCAAATAACACTCGCTCTCTTCCAAGTTTTCCATCACTTCTAAAATTGATATTACACAGCATTGTAATAATAAAGAATGTACTTGAAtcaattgattaattatataaatctaCTTCCCACATAAATAAGGAGTCTTTTTGAGCTTGTTTGAAGatcaaaatttttcaaaaagataTAAAGATTTTGGCTTTCATAACACCGGATTGAAACAATCATTTGAATCAGAGAGTTTTTTcaactaaaaaattatcatgtatttatctaaaatataaaaaaaatccaaaacagaaaattcaataaaaataactATTTAATGAATAGTaaaatgttaaattaattcCATAAGTTTGCAAAGcattttttaaatatgattatattaaaGGTTTTTGTAACGTGTGTCCAGGTTATAAAACAAAGTTCATGGATTTTTATTGGTGAAAAGGATCATtgatcatatttataattagaagACCAATACAAATGCAACACACTCATATGCCCGAGTCGGTGTTTATCGCTCATGGCACATCATGCAAAAACAATTActctctttattttttattatatgatgtttttatttttgacacatttttaagtattttgatcggatagttaaaaatattattcttgattgattttttttgtaaattaaaattttgattatatatttttatttaggaaaaaaaattgaaaataatattcttaattatcctgtcaaaaaatttaaaaatgtgttaaaaatcaaaatattaaataataaaaaacaatggGAGTATATTAAATCATGCACGTAAAAGTTAGAGGACAAAGATATATGAGTACATAATAGGCAAAGCAGCGGACCAATCGAACTGAGATTCATAGTGATTGACCCACTTTTACTATTGTCGGGGTCAGGTGTTTTGGGATTTACCTTTTTGACCCACCCAAACAGTTTCTAAGCAGCCTTGGAGACTCTTCTTGATTAAGTTTTGACCAACTTCACGCTGAAgcagtgaagccatatatatttCTGGATTTTTATTCTTTGTGTCTGGGATTGTTGATCACATGGTGTAGATGGTAATATAGCTGCCGATCCTTTGCACAGTTGCATGTTATGGTCTGTTGGCTTTGTTTCGAACATGGGAATTTCAACAAGAATACACATTTCTCATTTTTTGAGGAGCATAACACGAAAAAGTCTATCTATTTTGTTCCATATTTGAAAATGTGTAAAAATACATACATttcttattttttgaaaatatattttttatttttcgagaTATGTTATTCAAAATCAGGGACGGATTTAGCGTTCGGGTACTTGCTCACACTAACCTCCACAATCGATACATATTTCTACTATaaatttcatcaatttgtttacTTGCCCCCATAGTTGGGATGGATTTTTTTTGCCTCTTCCTTTTATTTACGCTTTATTATATTTTGCGCACAATTTGTTTACTTGCCCCCATGATTGGGATGGATTTTTTTTGCCTCTTATTTTTATTTCCGCTCTATTATATTTTGCGCCCCCTACACAAAACTATCTTCTCGTGGAGATGTGTTTTGAGAATTTTTAAATCCAGACTACCCTTTTTTTTATCTAGCAAATAGAAAAATGATTTACATAACAATGGTCTTCTTCCTTGACAAGAAAGTTTGAGGATTTGAGAGACAGGGCACACTTGTTAATCTTGTCAGCTTTAGAGGACTACTCCTAATCCTTGTTTTACTAAATGTCCATGCTTTTAATCCTTGTTATTACGGAGTAATTCTTTTGAGAAAATAAATACAAAGGTCAAGAACAAACAAACTGCTAGGCGCCATTTTTAATGTACTTTTACACCCAAGCACCACAATATAGATTTTGAGCCACTAGTACATAGTACCACTCGATCTCTCACTTCAATGATACACACagtatgatactccctccgtcccagtcaattgtatacagtttcctttttaggacgtcccatcaattatatacattctaaaagtagtaaacttttataatataaaatatcattacaccaactactttcctccactatctctattctataataatataaatactattacacctaccactttcctccactatctcaaatctattattaaatattaatgggtcccaccactctacccacttttcatctaactttactcatttcttacacaatttattggtctccgtgtcccagccatttgtatacaaatgactgggacggagggagtatgtatttAGGCAGCTGGTGTTCAGTATGTCGCATACATTTAGCAGAAAAACACTGGGCCTGAAATATATTTGGATTAGACAATTTTCTGTCTAATTTGATTCGgctaattttacataatgtcttacaggtccaatttagccaacgattatagccaacactattggagatgctctgatacTAGAAATTGATCGTCATCGTCGATGAGAAATAGCTCTCAGTTTTCGGatgctaagagcaagtccaacaatgtcctagttagagccccaaatataatataaaatatgatgtcctagtgatttaggacatggtTATGtaagttcaactccaacaatgtgccttattttcaatatatgtttaatattttattattaaagtcttcctttcatcattaaaacacaatataaagtagagagagaaagagggtggatataaaattttatattaaaatattggataGGACAAGGAGAGAGGTGCCCTATTAATAGAGCTTGAAGagattgtcctagtgatataaggcatcactaggacactcttggatcaacatttttcatcaaatgccttaaattataacttaagacAAGTTATAGGgcttctcttggacttgctctaaactCTCCATAACCTTACATGGAGTCACATTAAATGGGACTGGTGGAGCCTTATTTGGTTGCATCAAACATTTAAACTGAGACATGATCCAAGTACATatactaatttggtactacaagCACACATGGGGACCCGTATTTTAAGCCTTCAATTGCATACATTGTTAGATTTCAGTCTATTAACAATTTAACATGATCATTAAACACATCTAATAGTATACTATTATTTGCCAGTAAAATTCAAAAACTGGGGAGACTGGATGCTTAAAAATAGGTCGCCATGTTATTTCTATCTATCAAACTCGATTACAGGGACAATTAAAGCAACCTGATAActacaaatttgaattttcgaAAATTTGAAACTAACGAAATGCAGGGAACTATTAACGGCCGTTAGCAAGAGGGCTGACTACGATATCTTTGCACGGACTTGGTGGTAGACTACTCCTTCCTGTAGCAACAAGGCGTTGCACAAAGTTTCCAATCCTATCTCCGTTCGTCTCGGCCAACAAACGCTTACCGCCAAATGGTAGCGATTCGACGGCTCTCTCTTTCAACACTTGCTCCGCTGTCGGCTTTTCTCCTTCACTCGCACAAGCAAATGCCTGAAAAGTGAAAACATATCATTCTCTGTTAATTCTGGTCAGAAAAGTATACAGCATTGTAAATTTATGCAGAGTATTTATAATTCAGAATGAGTATTAATTATAAATCGGACGGAACTATTTATGGAAACATTCTACTCAACTCTAATTgctaaaaatagataaaatttaCTGTACACTTAGCTTACACAGTGCAACAGAATGAAATCTACTGTAGGAATTGTGTATCgacaaaaaaaatgtaaaattaacTGAAACTGTAACGTACCTGAACTCTGACGTAATCCGAGTGATTCCAGCAAAACGCATTCCCGAGCATCTGATCAACCGTTTCCGAGACTCCATCAAGCACAATGTCAACAATCGACGATTTCACACACTCCCCGTTACGTCTCACTTTTTTCGTCACTTCATTCCATAACGGTCCATTTCCAAGCGACAGCACGAGCAAATCCTCGACGCCTGTAACCGCCGGAAAGTCGCGCTTATTGTGGAGGACATGAGTGAGCGCCGCCGCGGTGGGATTGTTCATCACCAGGCCGCCGTCGATGGCGAGGCACGAAGTTTGTTGATCAATTGAGGTCAGATTGAACGGTTTGAACAGGAACGGGGTGGCTGACGTGGCACGGCACACTTTCCAAAGCTCGAAATCGAAGCTCGGCGACTCGGTGGCGTCGGCGCGGGAGAAGACGAACGGCGCCGAGCTCTTCACGTCGAAGCAGGGGACGAGGAGAGGCTTACACGTGTCCTTCAAAGTCAACACCGTGCCGTCGTCGCGAGTCAACGCGAGCTTCAACACTCTCTCCATGCTGTTACTATCAAACCTCTTCTTCTTCCTAAAAACGCCGCCGTTTTTGAGCTTATACAGCTTCAACTGATTCTCGTTAACAAACTTCACCGCCTCCTCCGCGGAGTACATCGGCCGCCCGGCGCCGTCGTCCGCGGCGATCATCGCCGCGAACAAAGCGCCGATCCCCGTCCCCGCGATAACATCGAAAAAATCGGCGATTTTCGCGGCGGAATTCCCGGTCTTCCTCCGGATCTGATCCTCGAGATGAACCAAGCCAGCGCCGGCGACAATGCCGGTCGTCCCGCCGCCGTCGATACTCAGGACACGCGTCTTCTTCCCATCGCAGTGATACAGCCACTTCTGCTCAAGCTTCGAAAATATCTCCAGCGTCACATTACTCAACTCCATCTCTCTTcagttcggtttttcggttacggttcggttttgctcgaCTCGTAAATATGCCAGTGCTTCGCACACAAAAGCAATATCTAATTATTAAACAGTGGGATTGAAGGTGGGAGACAAGGATCCGTGTGGTCACGCTTTAGAACTGAGGAAAATAGATGTGTAGAGATACAGATGAGGGTGTAAGTATAGGTTGGCAGTGGTGGGTAGTGTGGTAGTGAGGAGAGTGTAAGTGAGGGAGGGCAGTTATTTAAATAGACGTGGGTTTGGTTTTGTCCCTTCGTGTCTCCTTCATTTGCGATGCTGAGTGTTGAGTAACTTGAGTTTGTGTAGACTTGCTTTCTTCTGGTGTACTTCAAAGTACCGtattaacatttatattaattttattttctggataaattaatattgcatgtttatgttaCTTGCGCAGTTAAGTTAGTCAAATATTTGattgattaattaaattatacaaaatattttccaataatatttgatatatgttttgatataaaaaaaaaggttgGAACCGAACTCTCAAACTCTCCGCCGTAAtagggtcgtttggttcgaacAGGTGTCTCTGATAAGGTATGAGTTTTATTCATTTCAAACTATATCTGGTGtttggttgaattttttttagagaAACTCATTCTTGAAACCCACGAGATTTTTATACTCAAGTGGGGAGCTGAGTATGAAACATGGGTATGAGGAATCAATTTTTTTCCTTAATTTTCATTACTATTTATATCATTTCA of Daucus carota subsp. sativus chromosome 3, DH1 v3.0, whole genome shotgun sequence contains these proteins:
- the LOC108211847 gene encoding probable inactive patatin-like protein 9, which encodes MELSNVTLEIFSKLEQKWLYHCDGKKTRVLSIDGGGTTGIVAGAGLVHLEDQIRRKTGNSAAKIADFFDVIAGTGIGALFAAMIAADDGAGRPMYSAEEAVKFVNENQLKLYKLKNGGVFRKKKRFDSNSMERVLKLALTRDDGTVLTLKDTCKPLLVPCFDVKSSAPFVFSRADATESPSFDFELWKVCRATSATPFLFKPFNLTSIDQQTSCLAIDGGLVMNNPTAAALTHVLHNKRDFPAVTGVEDLLVLSLGNGPLWNEVTKKVRRNGECVKSSIVDIVLDGVSETVDQMLGNAFCWNHSDYVRVQAFACASEGEKPTAEQVLKERAVESLPFGGKRLLAETNGDRIGNFVQRLVATGRSSLPPSPCKDIVVSPLANGR